The Algoriphagus halophilus sequence CTACCTGCGCATAGACACTTTCAGGTCCTAAACCGAAGCTTAGAATCAGTGTAACTAGCACTACAGGAATGAAATTTATGATCTTATTGGGCAAGAGGGAATTCAGATTGAGTAATTTTGGTTTAGTAATTAAATCCTACTGAGTTTTCAGATGACGTTCAGATTATTAATTCGAAAGATAGCCATATTTCCCGTTTTGGTATACCAATACACAATATCTCCGTTGTTTCCTTCAAGTTGTCGTTATACCCCTACTTGTAGTCAATATACCAAAGAAGCAATTCTTAAATACGGGATCTTCAAGGGAGGTTGGCTTGGATTGAAGAGAATTGCAAGTTGTAATCCCTGGGGAGGTCACGGGCATGATCCTGTTCCTTAATTTTTTTCAGGTTTGATTCCATTACTTAGGGCACGTACTACAAGTATGATTCCTATAATTACTAAAGGTATACTTAGGATTTGCCCCATATTTAGCGCCATATTTTCCTCGAAGTCTACCTGAACTGCTTTGAAATATTCCCAAACAAAGCGCATTCCAAATACGGCAATCAGAAATAATCCTAGCAGAAGTCCATCCGGTAACCTGGATTTATACTTGTTCCATAATCCCAACAAAATCAAAAAGATGAGGAAGTAGGAAATGGATTCGTAAATCTGCGTCGGATGTTTTGTTCTGCCATAGGTTTTTACTGTCGCCAAATAATATTCTCCTTTATCAGAAATAGTCAGGTCCAGTGGACTTTCTTCGGGTTCTGCTAAATACTCTTGAGAGGACTTAAATTGGGTCAAAACATACTTTAAATCCCTTCTTAAAGTGGATTCTAAATCTGTTAGGCTATATCCTCCTTTATTGATTTCTATATCAAAATTAACGGGGACTATCCCATTATTTTGAAGTTCAGATTCACGATCTGTAGGCTTATAGGCCTCGATGGATTCAATGGGAACTCGCATGGTCCCCATGATGTCTTTGGTATCCCAAGCATATACAAAACCATAATCCGTTCCTGTGTCTTTACCGCCGATTTCGGAGTTCATCAAGTTTCCAAAACGAATCAATGCTCCAGTCATGGCTGTAACAATAACAATCCTGTCAACTACCCAAAGGTAACTTTGACCTGGAGTCCTTTTGGCGTATAACCAAAGGGCAAATAAGATGGCAATAGCAGCGCCATGACTGGCAAGGCCACCTTCCCAAACTTTAAGGATTTCAATGGGATTGCTGAGGTATTTTTCTGGCTCATAAAACAGGACATGTCCCAGTCTAGCTCCAATGATGGTTGCCAACACCATATAGATGGTAAGCTTGTCCACCAACAATTCATTTTGACCTTCTTTCTTGAAAAAGTAGACCATAAACTGTTGAGATATAATAAAGCCTAAGGCAAATAATAAACTGTACCATCTGAGCCTTTCAAATCCTGAGAAAACAGCAGGGTTCGGGTCCCAAACGACATAATTCAGCAATGATTCAATCATATTTAAAGTTGATCTAATTGTTCAAGTTCTTCGGCAAATCCTCCAGATAAAATTGGGAAACGATACCAGGTTTTTGGGTCCACATTGAATTCGTCCAAATGAAAAGAAGGAGCCAAACGTTCCCTTTTCCATTGGTTTCTTGACCACAGTCTAAAGAATTTTTTGATATAATCCTTCAAAACGCTGCTTTCAAGTTGAAGTTCTTCATGAAGTATTAAAAAAATGTCCATTGGAGATCGTTTGTCCCGAATGGCCAATTTTTCTATTTCCACAATGACGGCATAGGGCATCAAATCTTTTTCATCCGTCTGTGTTCTTTCCAAAGGCCTAAGTTCGGCCGTCGGTTGAAGGGAATTGACCAGCTGCAAACCTGGCTGTTTTAAGTTTTTTTCAGCCCAATTGAGCCAATGCAAAATGAAATATTTGTCAACCGCTGCGATAGGAGAGATACTTCCACTGGTATCCCCATCCATGGTGGCATACCCTACATCACCTTCACTTCGGTTGGAAGTAGAAAGCAACAGTGAATTCTTAATATTTGCCAGCATCCAGATAATAGGGGACCTAGATCTAGCTTGAATATTTTGTAAAGTGATATCATCCTGCTCCCAAGTCAGTGGTCTTCCGATGGCTTCCTCTATTTTCTTGGTATAGGAGAATACCTCCTCGTCGATGCTCCAATGGTAAAACTTTGCCCCAATGCTTTCTGCCAATGTTTTGGCACTTTGAAAGGTATCATTCGAAGAGTTTTTGGTGCCTTGGTATGCAGTAGTCAATAATTCACCAACCAAAAATTTGTCGGCATTTTCCTCTTTTGGAGGAAGTGGTAAATTTAATTTGTTGCAAAAAAGAACGATACCTAAATCCTGTATCCCTCGTTTGACCATTTCAGAAACCAGAATAGCAATGGTAGATGAATCTGCTCCTCCACTTAAAGAAAGTACAAACCCTTTACTTTTGCTTTTTCGGAGGTAGTCAAATAATGCAAGAGAAGCGGCTTGAACAAATTCTTTTTCTTTTTCTAAAATGGGAGCGATGTCCTGTTTTTTGGGCTCTAGGTAAAAACTTTTTACCTGAAAATCCTGAAAGGATAAGAGTTGATTTCTACCTAGGATTTCACCTGATTTGCCCAACATCATCTCACCATCGAAAATCATTCTTCCTGCCTCATTTCCAAGCAGGTTTGCATAACAGTAATAGCAGTCAAAGATTTTGCTACTCTCTTGAATTAATTGGTAGCGTTCACGGGTTTTACCCATGGCAAAATGGCTGGCACTTGGGTTAAATATTAAATCAACATTTCTTTCGGCTAATCTATACCCTGGGCGCATAGTTCCTCTCCAGGCATCTTCACAGATTTCGAATCCATATTTTATTCCTTTATGCTCAAAAATCTGATCTCCTAGAGGGTAATTTTCACCTTGAAACTCAAAATCAATCACCTCATTTGCTTGCCAGGGAGTGAACCATCTGAATTCGTAATGTACTCCGTCAATGGCAAGGTATTGTTTGGCTACAAAGCCCTTTAATATTGCATTTTCTATGACCGCCACACAATTGTAGACGTTCTCCTGAATTCGGATAGGTAAACCTACTGCTACGGTGATATCGGTACATTCAGGGATTAATAATTCCAGTTGTTTTAGCGCTTTTTGGGGAAACCAATAGCTTAAAAACAAATCTTCACTACCATAGCCAGTGATAGCCAATTCAGGTAAGCAAAGAATTTCTGCTTTTTCAGATTTTGCTTCTTTTACTGCACGAATAATTCTGTCCAGATTACCTTTCCAATCCAAAGGGGTTTGATTGACGGTACCAGAAGCAATTTTTATGGGGGACATGGTAGATTAGAATTGAAAATGAAATTTACTTCTAATAAGTAATATTAAGCGAGTCACAAGCATTTTTTGAAGCTTCCTGTTCTGCTTTTTTCTTGGTACTTCCTTTACCTTGGGCTACTTCTTCTCCATCCACCTCTAGTGCAACGATGAATTCTTTGAATCGCTGGTTCCCATGTACATGAAGTACCTTGTATTCGATTGCCTTATTTTCTTTTTGGGACCATTCGATGATTTTACTTTTATAATTGGTGACTGTAGCGATCATTCCCTCCAGGTCAAAATGGAGTAAAATCCTTTTTAGGATAAATTTCTTGGTAAAATGATAACCCTTGTCCAAGAAAACTGCACCCAGGAGGGCTTCTAAAACATCTCCGTAGAGGGATTTATTTCCAATGAACGTGCGGTCCCCAATTTCCAGATTGAGTACTTTTTTTAATCCAATTTTTATTCCGGTAGAATTTAATGATTCTCGGTTAACAAGTTTGGAACGTGTTTCAGTCAAAAAGCCTTCGTCTCTGTAGGGATATTTTTGGAATAAATATTCTGCTACGACTGCTCCTAAAATGGCATCGCCCAAATATTCAAGTCTCTCATTGGAGATTTTGAATCCTTTTTGGGTTTCTTCTGCCAGTCCGGAAGGAGTTAAGGCCAGTTTATACAGCGCAATGTTAAAAGGCCTGCTGCCCAACATCACTTTGATGGAGGCAGCAAGCCTTTTATCTTTTTTGCTAAAGAAGAGAGTGTTGATTCCGAGTCTCTGAAGGATTTTCAAATTCGGTTCAATTATATTTTTTGAAAATGACAGAACAGTTATGACCGCCAAATCCAAAGGTGTTGCTCAACGCGTAATTTATTTCTCTCTTTTGGGCTTTATTGAAAGTTAAATTCAATCCTGGATCAAAACTCTCATCATCCGTAAAGTGATTGATCGTAGGAGGAACTATACCATTTCTTATTGCAAGGATCGATGCGATTGCTTCAATAGCTCCTGCAGCACCTAGCAAATGCCCTGTCATAGATTTTGTACTGCTGATATTAAGTTTGTAAGCATGATCACCAAAAACAGTTCCTATTGCTTTGGTTTCACCTACATCACCTAATGGAGTAGAGGTTCCATGCACATTGATATAATCAATGGCTTCAGGCTCTAAGCCAGCATCTTCAAGGGCCATTTTCATAACCGAACTAGCACCTAATCCTTCTGGATGTGGAGCAGTGATATGGTATGCGTCAGCAGACATACCTCCACCTACTAACTCAGCGTAGATTTTGGCCCCTCTTGCTTTGGCATGTTCGTATTCTTCTAAGATTAAGGCTCCAGCTCCTTCACCTAATACAAATCCATCTCTGTCCTTGTCAAAAGGTCTGGATGCTGTCTCAGGAGAGTCATTTCTTTGTGAAAGTGCTTTCATTGCGTTAAACCCACCGATTCCGGCTTCAGTTACCGCAGCTTCAGATCCTCCACTGATAAAAATGTCAGCTTTGCCTAATCGAATGTAATTAAATGCATCAATAAGCGCATTTGTTGCAGATGCACAAGCAGATACGGTTACAAAGTTTGGTCCTCTGAAACCATATTTAATGGAAATAAATCCTGCGCTGATATCTGCAATCATCTTCGGAATAAAGAATGGATTGAAGCGGGGAGTACCATCACCTTTGGCAAAATCCGTCACTTCATCTTGAAATGTCTTTAATCCTCCGATCCCTGAACCCCAAATTACACCAGCACGAGATTTATCTATGGAATCTAAATCGAAACCTGCATCATTCATGGCCTCTTCTACAGAGATCATTGCGTACTGTGTGAAAGGATCCATCTTTCGGGCCTCTTTTCTGTCAATGAACTGTTCGAGATCAAGATTTTTGACTTCGCAGGCAAATTGAGTTTTGAATAGAGAGGCGTCGAATCTGGTGATCGGTGCAGCACCGCTCACCCCATTAACCAATCCGGTCCAGAATTCTTCTGCCGTATTGCCTATTGGGGTGAGGGCACCAATACCTGTTACAACAACTCTTTTTAAATTCATAAAATGAATTTATGGGTTATTATTTAACGTTAGCCTCAAGATAGGTAACTGCCTGTCCCACCGTACCGATTTGCTCAGCTTGATCATCAGGAATCGAGATATTGAATTCTTTTTCGAACTCCATGATCAATTCTACGGTGTCCAGAGAATCAGCTCCTAGGTCATTGGTGAAGCTTGCTTCTAAAGTCACTTCAGACTCTTCTACGCCAAGTTTGTCAACAATGATGGCTTTTA is a genomic window containing:
- the rnc gene encoding ribonuclease III, giving the protein MKILQRLGINTLFFSKKDKRLAASIKVMLGSRPFNIALYKLALTPSGLAEETQKGFKISNERLEYLGDAILGAVVAEYLFQKYPYRDEGFLTETRSKLVNRESLNSTGIKIGLKKVLNLEIGDRTFIGNKSLYGDVLEALLGAVFLDKGYHFTKKFILKRILLHFDLEGMIATVTNYKSKIIEWSQKENKAIEYKVLHVHGNQRFKEFIVALEVDGEEVAQGKGSTKKKAEQEASKNACDSLNITY
- a CDS encoding acyl carrier protein, which translates into the protein MSEIAQKVKAIIVDKLGVEESEVTLEASFTNDLGADSLDTVELIMEFEKEFNISIPDDQAEQIGTVGQAVTYLEANVK
- a CDS encoding prolipoprotein diacylglyceryl transferase, which translates into the protein MIESLLNYVVWDPNPAVFSGFERLRWYSLLFALGFIISQQFMVYFFKKEGQNELLVDKLTIYMVLATIIGARLGHVLFYEPEKYLSNPIEILKVWEGGLASHGAAIAILFALWLYAKRTPGQSYLWVVDRIVIVTAMTGALIRFGNLMNSEIGGKDTGTDYGFVYAWDTKDIMGTMRVPIESIEAYKPTDRESELQNNGIVPVNFDIEINKGGYSLTDLESTLRRDLKYVLTQFKSSQEYLAEPEESPLDLTISDKGEYYLATVKTYGRTKHPTQIYESISYFLIFLILLGLWNKYKSRLPDGLLLGLFLIAVFGMRFVWEYFKAVQVDFEENMALNMGQILSIPLVIIGIILVVRALSNGIKPEKN
- the fabF gene encoding beta-ketoacyl-ACP synthase II; the encoded protein is MNLKRVVVTGIGALTPIGNTAEEFWTGLVNGVSGAAPITRFDASLFKTQFACEVKNLDLEQFIDRKEARKMDPFTQYAMISVEEAMNDAGFDLDSIDKSRAGVIWGSGIGGLKTFQDEVTDFAKGDGTPRFNPFFIPKMIADISAGFISIKYGFRGPNFVTVSACASATNALIDAFNYIRLGKADIFISGGSEAAVTEAGIGGFNAMKALSQRNDSPETASRPFDKDRDGFVLGEGAGALILEEYEHAKARGAKIYAELVGGGMSADAYHITAPHPEGLGASSVMKMALEDAGLEPEAIDYINVHGTSTPLGDVGETKAIGTVFGDHAYKLNISSTKSMTGHLLGAAGAIEAIASILAIRNGIVPPTINHFTDDESFDPGLNLTFNKAQKREINYALSNTFGFGGHNCSVIFKKYN
- the yidD gene encoding membrane protein insertion efficiency factor YidD, with the translated sequence MTFRLLIRKIAIFPVLVYQYTISPLFPSSCRYTPTCSQYTKEAILKYGIFKGGWLGLKRIASCNPWGGHGHDPVP
- the nadE gene encoding NAD(+) synthase, yielding MSPIKIASGTVNQTPLDWKGNLDRIIRAVKEAKSEKAEILCLPELAITGYGSEDLFLSYWFPQKALKQLELLIPECTDITVAVGLPIRIQENVYNCVAVIENAILKGFVAKQYLAIDGVHYEFRWFTPWQANEVIDFEFQGENYPLGDQIFEHKGIKYGFEICEDAWRGTMRPGYRLAERNVDLIFNPSASHFAMGKTRERYQLIQESSKIFDCYYCYANLLGNEAGRMIFDGEMMLGKSGEILGRNQLLSFQDFQVKSFYLEPKKQDIAPILEKEKEFVQAASLALFDYLRKSKSKGFVLSLSGGADSSTIAILVSEMVKRGIQDLGIVLFCNKLNLPLPPKEENADKFLVGELLTTAYQGTKNSSNDTFQSAKTLAESIGAKFYHWSIDEEVFSYTKKIEEAIGRPLTWEQDDITLQNIQARSRSPIIWMLANIKNSLLLSTSNRSEGDVGYATMDGDTSGSISPIAAVDKYFILHWLNWAEKNLKQPGLQLVNSLQPTAELRPLERTQTDEKDLMPYAVIVEIEKLAIRDKRSPMDIFLILHEELQLESSVLKDYIKKFFRLWSRNQWKRERLAPSFHLDEFNVDPKTWYRFPILSGGFAEELEQLDQL